The stretch of DNA CGTCGCGATCTTCCGGGACAGGCCCGCAAGAGTCAGAGCGGCGGAAGAAGCGCTCGCGCTCTTGACCGCCTTCGAGCGCGTCGTCGATCGCGATGATCGCCGCTCCTGTATTGACTTCGTAAGTTCTGTCGCCGCCCAGCAGGATAGGCATCGAGGAAACTGTTAATTCAGTTGGCGTGCGGTTCGCTTCATCTGGCCGGCCAGAAGCTTTCCGAACTCCAAGAGCGTCGCGTCGATCAGCGTGCGCAGGAGAGGCGAACCGACTTCTGCAACCAGCGGGCGGACCGCGATCAACGCGTCGACGACTCGATCGATCGCTCGAAGCCGCTGGGCTGAAGCGGTCAGGTCGTCCTGGCTGCCATCCCCGAGATCCAGGACGACGCCGAGGCAGCGTTGCCCCTGGCCGCGCGCGTCAACCTCGACCCGGCCTCGTGCAGCGACGCGACGCACGCCACCGGGACCATCGTTGGTCTGGAACTCGGCCTCGAAGCGCCCTGCCGTGTGGTGTGCCTCGTGCACCAGATACGCGACCCGCTCGCGATCGTCGGGATGAACGCCTTCCAGAAACGCCGTCACCGGGACGCCCGCCGCGGCACGCTGCTCGTCGAGGCCGAGCAGGTTGGGCAGAGCCCCCGTCATCGCGACGGTCTGTGTGGCGAGGTCCGTTTCCCAGAAGCCGACATAGCCGGAGGCGGCCAAGGCAGATTGCAGGGACGGCGTCACGGGCGATCTCCCCGGTTGTTCTCGTTCAAGCAACGCAACTTGAGGGTTCAACGAGCCGCGATCTCCATCCGTTCCCCCCGGCACAGTCGCGCAGAAGCGGGATGAGGTCATGGTCGCGATAGACGTCTTCACGATCGCCCCGACAGTGCCGTTGCTCGCGGGATTGCGACCGCTGTCGTCAATCCCGCCCGTCGATCACAAGCATCAATGTCGTCACTTGCAGGCCTGAAGCCGCGCCATGAGGACATCGATCTCGATCACAGGCTCCGTCGACACGCTCGCCACAGACTTTACGCGACGTCTCTACCCGGAGCGGATGCCAGTTCTCCGAGACCTGTACCTCGGCGGATCGGCCGCGCCAGACGACGTCCGGCGGGGTGCGAGCGATGCCGGCTTCCTGGCGGTGCCGGACCGCGAGCCCAACCGCAGGACTGCACCGCGCTCGGCCGCATCCATGCCGGGACGATGATCCGCGCGCCGACCGAGATTGTCCGGAAAGGGCCGGCCGACATGCGCTGCGTCATCGCGGCGGCAGATCCCGGGAGAGCATCTCGGCTCTCCGCCGGCCGGAGGCGAGCTTCGGGCAGCTCCCACCGACGCTTCTGTAGAGAGGTTGGGTCGGCCGCAGGATGGTCGCTCTGGGTGGTTACGCGACGGTCCGCTTGCGCGGGACAATTTCGGGGCGGCGGATGTCGTCGCCACGCCTGTCCCGACCCGAAGCAGGCCCTCCCGACGTCCGCCTCGCGTCGTTCCGACGTGTCGGCCTGCTACGACCGGTTCGATCGAGAACGTCGCTTTGCGAGGTCTCACGGCACAGCCGGACCCGACCGATGGCGTTGGCTCGCCGCGTCGATGCCCACGATGAGCCGGCATCAGGCTTGATGCCGGAATCACGGCGCGCTGGATCGAACAGCGACCGGGCGACGTTCCTCACCGCCTAGACTGGCCAAACAGGAGGAACGGTCATGCGTATTCGCCATCTGCTGCCGCTCGTCGGCTTGCTCACGCTCACGGCCTGCAAAGACGAGAAGAAGGCCGAGGCCCCCCCGCCTCCGCCACCTCCTGCCAGCACGGCGCCGGCAAACCCTGCGCCTCCCGCAACGACGACGAACCCGGCTCCGGCCAACAAGCCGTAGCCAACGAGCCTTGAAGGTGGCGGGCCCCGTCGCGTAGTCTCGAGAAACGGGCCCGGCCCTTCGCAACCGGGCTGAGGGCGCGGCTCTGTTCATGAAACGCGCACCCACACCGGACCGCTTGGATCGACTGCTCCGGGTGGGACGCTGCCCGTCCGCTTCTGGGCGCCAGAGGCCAGAAGCGGACGGGTCGGAGTCAACTTTGCCGTCGCGCTGCGCCGCTGTCAGCGCCGCTCATTGCGCCGTCTCGCCGGCGAGGGGCGCGTCAGGACACAGGCCAGCTGAGCGCTTGTCCCACGTTCGCACGATGATGCCGCCGGCCGAGTGCGCGGTGGCCTCTCGGTATCCGGGCGCGGATCTCGTGGACGCCTTCGCGGTGACGCTGCCCGGGCCGGGGCCGCATGACCTGTCAAGGCTGGCTCAAGAGGCGCTCTCGAACCCCGCCCCCTGGATCACGGCAGCCATGGCACTGCGCGACGCGGCGGTGCGCCTCTTCGGGGTTCGGACGTCGGGGGCGATGAGGGCCCGCCTCAAGGCCGACGGCCGGGACCGGATCGACTTCTTCCCGGTACTCTCTCGGTCTGAGCGCGAGATCGTCCTGGGAGAGGACGACCGCCACCTCGATTTTCGCCTGTCGCTTCTTCTCAGCCAACGCCCGGACGGGCGGGAGGACCTCGTCGCCACCACGGTCGTCCGCTGCCGTAACCGCCTCGGACACGCCTATCTCGCGGCCATCATGCCCGGGCACATCCTCGTTGTCCGCTCCGCCCTGAGAAGGGCCGCGGCATTCCAGGCCGGCCGGATGGCCGTTTGACGGACATCGCAGCCCATCGGCACCGCCAGGGCCGCTCCTGAGCGTGCGGGGCGGCGGATCCCGATCGCACCGCGAGCTGCTGAACCGCTCTCCACCCTGTCCGGCCGTTTCCAGGACCTCCGCGCGGGATCGGCACGGCTTTCGCGATATTCGAATCCTATCGGGATCGCGCGGCGCCCTACCTTGCCCTTCCCTGCGTCGATGCCACGCGTCGCGGCGTCGACAATGGCTGGCCCGGTCTGGGTAGGCCGAAGCCCCTCCTGATCGGAGGCTCTGATCCGGCTCAGGCCGTGCCCCCCGTCAGTCCCGGTGCCGAGAGGCCGGTCGCGATCTCGATCCATCATCGTTCTCGAGAACGAGTCCGTCGGCCCACGATGTCAGCGATCGGCGTCCCGCACACCGGAAGCGGTCGGCTCGACCTCCACCCGACGGCGACGCCCGGCGGCGCATCGGCGCCGGTCGAAGCTTGCCGGAAGGGGCTCATCCGCTCCGGAGACGTTGTCCGGAGAGGTGGTCGCAGGCGGTTCGTCAGCCCGAGCTGAGCGCCATGACCACTGCTGGATGAGAAGGACGGTGTCGGCCGTTCTCCTGCAAGGCCCGCCTCCGGAATTGCCCATCCTTGTTTCGACGACGCACGGTTCCGACGCCCGACCCTGCCTCCCGTCCCGCCGCCTCGCGGCTGGTGGTCTCGGGCGTGAGCCGGCGGTTCGGCCGGACGCTCGCCCTGGACCGCGTCTCGTTGACCCTCGAGCCGGGCGAGATCGTGGCGGTGCTCGGCGCCTCCGGCTGCGGGAAGAGCACGCTGCTGCGGCTCATCGCCGGCCTGGACGCGCCGGACGCGGGCGAGATCGCCATCGGCGGCCGGCGCGTCGCCGGCCGCGGCCGCAACGAGTCGCCCGCGACCCGCGGCGTCGGGCTCATGTTCCAGGACTACGCGCTGTTTCCCCATCTCACCGTGCTCGCCAATGTTCGCTTCGGCCTCGCCCATCTCGGTGGCGCGGGGGCGGAGCGCGTCGCCCGCGAGCGGCTCGAGCAGGTGGGCTTGGCGCACCGGGCCGACAGCTATCCGGGCACCCTGTCGGGCGGCGAAGCGCAGCGGGTGGCGCTCGCCCGCGCCCTGGCACCGCGCCCGCGGGTCCTGCTCCTCGACGAGCCGTTCTCGAACCTCGATGCCGGCAACCGCGATCGCGTTCGCGCCGACACCCTCGCCGTCCTGCGCCGGGACCGGACCGGCGCGCTCCTCGTGACCCACGACGCTGCGGAGGCCGTGGCCTTCGCGAACCGCATCGTCCTGATCCACCGCGGCCGGATCGTCCAATCCGGCACGCCCGAGGCGATCTACGGCGCGCCGGAGACGCCCTTCGCCGCCAGGGCGCTCGGCGAGATCATCGAGATTCCGGGCCGGGCGGCGGCCGACCGCATCGCGACGCCGCTCGGTCCGCTGCCCCGGCCTGCCGCCCTGCCGGACGGGGATGTGACGGTGTGCCTTCGCCCGGAGGCGATCCGTCTGAAGGCCTCGCGCGGACCGGCGGGGAACGGGGTGCGCGCCTCCGTCCTCGGCCGCACCTTCGCGGGACCGCGCCTGCGCCTGGATCTCGCGGTGACCGGCCTCGACGCGCCGCTGCGCCTGCACCTCCCGCCGGCGGCCGTTCCCGGAGACGAGGTCGGCATTCACCTTGTGCCGGAACAGGCTCACATCTTCCCTGCAGCAGGCGCCAGCGAAGACAAGCCTGCACTGAATTAGAATATTTAAAAACAAAACTTTCTTGCGATATAATGATTACACGTATACCGCCCTACGCATCGTTTGATGAAGGGGGTTTTGCCGTGTCGTCTCTCTCCGGAAAGTTCGCCTGGTCTGGCCTCGTCCTTTCGCTCGGCCTCGGCGTGACTGCCCACGCGGCGGAGGTGAACCTCTACACGACGCGGGAACCGGGCCTGATCCGCCCCCTGCTCGAAGCCTACACCGCCAAGAGCGGCGTCAAGGTCAACACCGTCTTCGTGGAGAAGGGCCTCGCCGAGCGCGTCGCCGCCGAGGGTGCCCGCTCCTCCGCCGACATCCTCATGACGGTCGATATCGGCAACCTGATCGAACTCGTGGACCGCGATCTCGCCCAGCCGGTGCGCTCGCCCGCGCTGGAGGCGGCGGTGCCCGCGCCCCTGCGCGACGCCGAAGGCCGGTGGTTCGCCCTCTCGATGCGCGCCCGCGTGCTTTACGCCGACGAGACTCTCTCGGGCCTCACCGCCGCGACCTACGAGTCCCTCGCCGATCCGCAGTGGACGGGAAAGGTGTGCCTGCGCTCGGGACAGCACCCCTACAACACCGCCCTGATCTCGGCCTTCCTCGTCCGCCACGGCGCGGAGAAGACCGAAGCGTGGCTGCGCGGGCTGAAGGCCAATCTCGCCCGGAAGGCGGCGGGCGGTGACCGCGACGTGGCCCGGGACATCGCCGCCGACCTCTGCGAGGTCGGTCTCGGGAATTCCTACTATGTCGGGCTGATGCGCTCGGGGCGCGGCGGACCGGACCAGCAGAAATGGGGCAAGGCGATCAAGGTCGTGCTCCCGACCTTCGAGGGCGGCGGCACCCATGTGAACGTCTCGGGCGCCGTCGTCGCCAAGGCGGCGCCCAATCGCGAGGAGGCGGTGAAGCTCCTCGAATATCTCGTCTCCGACGAGGCGCAGGCGGTCTACGCCAACGCCGACTACGAGTATCCCGTGAAGGCCGGCGCCGCGATCGACCCGCTGCTCGCGAGCCTCGGCACCCTGACGATCGATCAGACGCCGCTGCTGGAGATCGCCCGCAACCGCAAGGCGGCGAGCCTGCTCGTCGACAAGGTCGGTTTCGACAACTGAGCCCGTGCGGACGAGGATGGCGGCGACGCGCGGTCTCGGCTGGGCGGGCGCGGCGGCGCTGGCGGCGCTGCTGCTCTCGCCGGTCATCTCCCTTGGGATCGCGGCCCTCGGTGGCGGCAGCGAACTCTGGCCGCATCTGGCCGCCTACGTGTTGCCGCAGGCGATCCGGGACACCTCCCTCCTGCTGGCGGGCGTCGGGCTCCTGGTGATCGGGCTCGGGACCGGGGCCGCGTGGCTGGTCTCGGCCTTCGACTTTCCCGGCCGCCGCGTCCTAGAAGGCGCGCTGCTTCTGCCGCTGGCGATGCCGACCTATGTCGTGGCCTACGCCTATCTCGACCTGTCGCATCCCCTCGGGCCGCTTCAGGCCGGGCTGCGGAGCCTGCTCGGCCTGTCGAGCCCCCGCGACCTGCCCCTGCCGGACCTGCGCTCGCTACCGGGCTGCATCCTGCTCCTCGGCTTCGTCCTGTACCCGTACGTCTACCTGCCGACGCGGGCGCTGTTCCTGATGCAGGCGGGCACGTTGCTGGAGGCCGCGCGGGTGCTCGGCGCCGGGCCGTTCCGCAGCTTCCTGCGGGTCGCCCTCCCGCTTGCCCGCCCGGCGGTGGCGCTCGGCACCGGCCTCGCCCTGATGGAGGCGCTGAACGATGTCGGTGCTGCCGAGTTCCTGGGCGTGCGCACCTTGACCGTACAGGTCTACGCGACTTGGGTGAACCGCTCCGATCTACCCGGCGCGGCGCAGATCGCGCTGGTGATGCTCGCCTGCGTCGTCGCCCTCGTCGGCCTGGAGCGGCTGGCCCGGGGCGGGCGCGGCTATGCCGGCAGCGCCCGCCGGAACGCGGCGGTCACGCGGCGTCGGCTCTCCGGCTGGCGCGCCGGAACCGCCGTGGCCCTCGGCGCGACGCCGGTCGTCCTCGGCTTTCTGCTGCCTGCGGGCCACCTCGCCTGCGAGGCATGGCGGCGGGTCGCGGGCGGGGGGTGGCCCGACACGCTGGCGGTCCAGACCGGCAACACGATCCTCTACGCGAGCCTCGCGACGGGGGTGACGGTGGTGGTCGGCCTGCTGGTGGCGGCGGCGCCGTTCCTGTTGAGCGCCCGCGCCGGGCGCGCGCTGATTCGCGCGGCGGGGCTCGGCTATGCCATGCCCGGCACCGTGCTGGCGGTGGGGTTGCTCGGCCCCCTGGCGCTGATCGATTCCGGGTTGCTCGAGGCGGGCTTCGCCACCGTCTCGGTGGGGCTTGGGACGGGCGCAGCCCTGGTCATCGCCTACGCTCTGCGCTTCCTGACCGTGACGGTGGGCGCCAGCGAGGCCGGCCTGGCGCGGATCCCGCACACCATATCGGACGCGGCCCGGGTCCTGGGGCGCGGGCGGCTCGCCACGCTCGCCACCGTGCAGATCCCGCTGGCCTGGCCCGCGATGCTGAGCGGCGGGCTGCTGGCGTTCGTCGACATCGCCAAGGAGCTGCCGGTGACGCTGCTCCTGCGCCCTCTCAACGTCGAGACATTGAGCACGTTTCTCTACGGCGAGGCGGCGCGCGGCACGTACGAGGATGGCGCCGTCGCCGCAGTTCTCATCGTGATGATCGGTCTCGTGCCGGTCACGCTGCTCCTGAGGATCGACGAGAACGCGGTGTGGCGACGGAGATAGGTCGTCTCGAGCGGATCGGCGGCGCGTGATCGGGGCGACCATCCACGGCTTCATGCTCGCGAGACCGTCCCGGCAACGCGCTGGACGCGGGGCGCATGGCGCGGGCAGGCCAGGGTCGAGGCAATGGTCACCTTCGCGACGGCCGCCTCCGCCTCGGTGCGGCGGCCGGTGTCCCAACGACGGCCGTCGCCGGTGCGGCACCCGTTCCGACGCCTCGAACCGTCGCCGCCGTCGGATCAGGACGTCCGCAGCAGCCTGCCCAATCCTTGCCGCACGGTGAGGCAGGGCGGTCCGGTCGTGGCGTTCGAGGAGGGCTGCGGGCGCTCAGCCGGGCGCGGGCCCTGCTCAGCCATGCGGGGGGTGATACCGTCGAGGTCGGAGCGCTGATCAGGGCTGAGGTGGCGGCGCACGCGAGCGGAGCCCGGGACCGACCGACGATTGCTGGACCGCGAGTCTCTCGGAAGGCGCGGCAGATCCAGAGCTTCGCCCCGGCCCTGCACGAGCTGACCACCGATGCGGTGGAGTCCGGTGCGCTGACGGTCGAGACCGGCCGGCTCGACGCGACCTGGGAGTCGTCCTCGACCGGCGCGGATGTCGGCGACGGGCCTGGGGCTGGATCGAGAGCGGTGTCGCCATCAATCCGGAGGCGACGACGCGCCGGGGCTACGGCACGGAGTTGATCCTGGAGGGCGTGGCGCGAGCCTTCGACCGGATCGACGACACGCGTTTCGCGGGGGAGTCGGAGAGCCTCATTTCTCACGAAAAGCGCGTCGGGCCTGATCGACGAGCGGCTTCGTGAGGTAGGAGAGAACGGTTCGGTCGGCAGTTCGGATGAAGGCCTCCACCGGCATGCCGGGCATCAACTTGGCCCCATCCAGCCGATTCAACTCCTCCTTCGTCACGCCCAGGCGAACAAGATAGTAGAAGCTGCCGGTCCGCTTGTCTTCGCTCACGTCCGCGGCGATCCGGACGACCCGGCCGTTCAGTTCCGGCGTTGTGCGCTGGTCGAAGCTCGGGAAGCGAAGTCCGGCGGCTTGGCCGGTCTGCAGCCGATCGATGTCTTGCGGCGCGACCCGAACCTCCGCGACGAGCGAGTCCGCATTCGGCACGATCAGCATGATCTGCTCGCCCGGGGAGATCACGCCGCCACGGGTGTGGACCGCGAGTTCGTGCACGTAGCCGGTCTGCGGCGCGCGGATCTCGATGCGCTGCAGCTGGTCGAAGGCCGTGATCCTCTGCTCGGTCAGCGTCGCGGCCTTCGCGCGGTTCTCGGCCAGTTCCTTGGCGACGTCGCTGCGCAGATTCTGCTCCAGCTGGATGATCTGAAGCTCGGTCTCCGAGACCTTGCCCTTGGTCTGCGCGATGTTCGCGACGAGGACGCCGCGCTCACCCTTCAGGCGGGACATGTCCCGCTGGAGGCTCGTGAGCCGGGTCAGCTGGATGAGGTTCTTCTTCCAGAGATCCTCGACGCCCTCGTATTCCCGCCCGATGATCGCGGTCTCCTGCTCCTTGGCGGCGGCCTGCTCGGCCAGACCTTTGATCTCCTCGTTCAGCTGACCGATCCGCTCGCGGAGCTGCGCCTTCTGGCCCTGGAGCGCGTCCCGTCGGAAGCGGAACAGCTTGCGCTCGCCGTCGACGATCCGGGCCACTTCCGGTCCGGCTCCCTCGAGCTCGGGGGCGATGGCGAGGCTGTCGCGGCCGTCGCGCTCCGCCTCCAGTCGGGCGTTGCGCGCCGCGATCTCCCACAGGCTCTTGGTGACGCCGTCGTAGGTGGCCCGGGCGGTGGTCGCGTCCAGGCGCACCAGCAGGTCGCCCGCCTGGACGCGCGCACCCTCCTGGATCGGCAGTTCGGCGACGACGCCGCCGGTCGGATGCTGGACCTTCTTGATGTTGCTCTCGACGACCAGCGACCCCGTGGCGATGATGGCGCCGGACAACTCGGTCGCCGCCGTCCAGGCTGCCGCGCCCGTGGCGACCACGATCACGGCGGCGACGCCGGCGACGTGCCGCCGCAAGGAGCGCCGCGTCTCGCGGGTCGGATCCGCCCCCGGCCCGATGGGCGTGTGACCCGTCGTCATGCAACCCTCGTGGGCGTCCGTCGCGTCAGGGCATTGAGCTTCGACAGAACGTCGTCGCGCGGACCGTGCAGCTGCACGCGCCCCTCCCCCAGGACCAGGATGCGATCGACCGCCGCCAGGGCACTGGGCCGGTGGGCGATCACCACCACGATGCCGCCGCGGGCGCGCACGCCCTGCACGGCGGCCGACAGGGCGCGGTCGCCGTCGACGTCGAGATTCGAGTTCGGCTCGTCGAGGACCACGAGGAAGGGATCGCCGTAGAGCGCCCGCGCGAGCGCGATCCGCTGCCGCTGACCGCCGGAGAGGCCCAGGCCGCCAGAACCGACGCGGGCATCGTAGCCGCCCGGCAGGCGGAGCACGACCTCGTGCACGCCGGCGGCCTGGGCGGCCGCGAGCAGGGCCTCGGGGTTGGGCTCGGGATCGAAGCGCGTGATGTTCTCGGCGATCGTGCCGTCGAACATCTCGATGTCCTGCGGCAGGTAGCCGACCGCGCGCCCGAGGGCATCGGAGTCCCACTGATCGATCGACGCGCCGTCGAGGCGGATCACGCCGCGACTCGGGCGCGCCAGCCCGACGAGGGCACGGGCGAAGGTGGACTTGCCGGAGCCGCTGGCCCCGATCACGCCGAGGGCGCTGCCGGGGGCGAGGGCGACGTTGACGTCGTGGAGCACCAGGGTGTCGGTTCCGGGCGCCGCGATCGACAGGGCCGTCACGCGGACGCTCTCCCGCGGCGCCGGGAGCGGCGTGAGGGCGGCGGGCTCCCGCCGGGGCAGGAACGCGACGAGGCGGCCCCAGGCCTGTCGGGCGCCCGAGAACGACTTCCAGTTGGCGATCGCCAGGTCGACCGGCGCGAGGGCGCGGGCGGACAGGATCGTGGCGGCCAGCATCACGCCGGCCGTCGCCTCCTCGCGCACCACCAGGAAGGCTCCCAGACCGAGGATGCTGGATTGCAGCACCGTGCGCAGCAGGCGTGCCGTCGTGCCGAAGCCGATGGCCAGATCGTTTCCGTACGCCGCGACGTCGAGGTTCCGCCGGGCCCGGACCTGCCAGAGTTCCGCCATGCGGGACCGCATTCCGAGGGCCGAGAGCAGCGGTGCCGTCCGGTGCGCCATGTCGGTGAAGGACCGGCGCTCACCGGCCGTCCGGACGGCTTCCTGAGTGGAGGCGGACGAGGCCCAGTCCGTGAGGACCGTCAGCACGCACAGGAACAGGGCGCCCCCGGCCACCGCCGCGCCGAGCCAGGGATGGAACAGGAAGCAGACCGCGACGTAGAGCGGCACCCAGGGCAGGTCGAAGAAGGCGCTGACCGCCATGCTCGACACGAAGCCGCGGACGGTATCGAGATCGCGCAGGGCCTGGGGTCCGTCGTCGCCGCGCGGCATCTCGGCGCCGCGGGCCAGCAGGGCCCGGAAGATCCGCGGCCCCAGGCGCTCGTCGACGAGGCGACCGAAGCGCGCCAGGATGCGGGCCCGGAAGATCTCGAAGATGCTCTGGATCACGAGCAGCATCAGCGTGATGCCGGCGAGACCGACGAGCGTCGCGATGCTCCGGCTCGGCAGCACCCGGTCGTAGACCTGCAGCATGAAGATCGGGGCCGTGAGCATCAGCAGGTTGATGAGACCGCTGATGATCATCACGGTGATCAGGCACGTGCGTCCGGCCCGAACCGCGGACCAGAACTCCCGGCGCCTCGCGACACGCAACACGCGTTCGTCGGTCACAGATCGATCCCTCGGCTTTGCAGGTCAGCGAAGCGGTTCAGGCCGACGCGACGCGGGCCGCGGCGTCGGGACGGCCCCGCCGCGGAAGCGGCGGGGCCGGATCTCACAGGCCGAGCAGATGCAGGCCGCTCGTGGCCGTGTGGGGAGTCGGGTCCGCGTGCTGAACCTCGGCGTGGCCGCCGAGATCGATCGTGGCGATGCTGAGATCGACGCTGACGCCCTCAGCGGCACCCGCCCCGGCCGGCGCGGCGGATGTCGCCGACACCGCGTCCACGAGGTGGCCGACGAGGGAGTCGGCGCCGCCGCCGGTCTGCGGCAGGTGGATGCTGTCGCTGCCGAGCAGGTTCGCCGTGGCCAAACTCGGCTGATCGGCACTCACCGCGATCGCGCTCACCTCGACGGCGTGCGCCGGATCGGCGGAGGGCGTGAGCACGGCGACGTCCGCGACCGGGGTCGCGGTGGTCGGCCCCGCCGACACATCGATCAACGGGTGGGTCCCGGCTCCCGCCTCACCCGATGGGCCGCCGGTGAGATCGCCGAGCAGGCTCCCGACGGCGCCGCCCGCCGCACCGGCATCGTCCCCGCCCAGGACCGTGGTGACGGCCGCGACGACGCCGTCGACCGGAGTGCCGGTCTGGTGACCGTCCCCGCTGGCCGCAGGAAGGATCCCCGCGACCGAACCCAGCACGCTGCCAGCCGCACCGGTCACGGATCCGACGTCGCTCGCCACCTGCGCGACCGCGTGTGCCCCGTCGCCGGCCAGCACCGCGCCCGGCAGGTTGACGACATCGGTCACGAGATTGCTCGACTCGCCGAGTTCTCCCAAGCCGACCGCGGTTCCGAGATTGATCACGGCGTGGAGCGGGTCGTTCAGGGCCGGCACAGCGTGGCCGACCTGTTCCAGGCCGGCATGGACGCCGTCGATCAGCGTATTGGCGACATCCCCGACCGGCTGCAGCGGCGCGTCCGTCCCGAGGAGCGCGCCGGTCACGCCGGAGCCCGTGCCGCCGTTCAGGCCGCCCAGGAGACCATCGACGGCACCGGTACCCTGGCCACCCGTGAGGCCGCCGAGCGCGGAGGTGACCGGTGCCAGGAGGCCACCGCCCGGCAGGCCGGCTCCGAGACCGCCGCCGGCCGTGTCGAGGAGACCAGTCGCCGAGCCGACAACGCCGCCCAGCGCGTCCGCCACGTGCCCGAGATCGTCGGCGACCTGAGCCACGCCGCCCAACCCGTTTCCGGTCAGGATCGCGCCGGGCAGGTTGATGGTGTCGGTGAGCAGATTGTGGGTGTCGCCGAGTTCACCCAACCCGACCGTGTTGCCCAGCGCGATCACCGCATGGAGCGGGTCGTTGAGGATCGGCACATCGTGTCCGACCTGCTCCAGCGTCGCGTGAACGGCGTCGATCACGGTGTTGGCGACATTGCCCACCGGCTGCAGCGGTGCGTTCGACCCGAGCAGAGCCCCGGTTCCGTCCAGAGCGCCGCCGGTCACGCCGCCGAGCAGGCCGTCGACCGCGGCGGTGACGGGGGCGAGGAGACTCCCCGTGCCCGGCGCTCCCGCACCACCCAGGTCGCCGACGATGCCGGTGACGCCGCCGAGCAGGCCGCCGGCAGCGCCGGCCACCGCGCCGACATCGCCGAGGATAGGGGACAGCGCCCCGAGTCCCTGACCGCCCAGGAGGGCACCGGGCAGGGCCGCGGCGTCGGTCAGCAGGTTTCCGGCCTCGCCCAGATGGCCGAGGCCGAGGGTCTCGCCGAGATTGGTCAGGCCGTGGACGGCCCCGTTCAGCAGCGGGATCTCGTGCCCGAGGTTCTCGAGGGTCATGTGGACGTCGAGGACGGCGGTGTTCGCGAGGTTCGTGACCGGGGCAAGAAGGCCGCCCGGCGCGAGCAGGCCACCGGCGGTCGCGGTGCCCGTGACGGCGGT from Methylobacterium radiotolerans JCM 2831 encodes:
- a CDS encoding beta strand repeat-containing protein; translation: MTSSSLAALNPSSRSLEWLVGSSALLSSTALSTGQLTSLGPIASLVESAVDVGAADEGGSLLPDALTDTANRIVLDTHAQLEDTGHQIAALNGPLHGLTHLGETIGLGHIGERGNLITDLSGAVANPTETGAVVPVLSDAGQAAEAAGTLLNTVTALPVAGNGLVGSGGTLAPVTGILNQAVLDLHTTLEDAGHQIPVLNAPIHALTGLGETVGLGHIGAAGNLLTDTLAVPGSILSGGGLASASPVLTDLGPVLGATDTLITAVTGTATAGGLLAPGGLLAPVTNLANTAVLDVHMTLENLGHEIPLLNGAVHGLTNLGETLGLGHLGEAGNLLTDAAALPGALLGGQGLGALSPILGDVGAVAGAAGGLLGGVTGIVGDLGGAGAPGTGSLLAPVTAAVDGLLGGVTGGALDGTGALLGSNAPLQPVGNVANTVIDAVHATLEQVGHDVPILNDPLHAVIALGNTVGLGELGDTHNLLTDTINLPGAILTGNGLGGVAQVADDLGHVADALGGVVGSATGLLDTAGGGLGAGLPGGGLLAPVTSALGGLTGGQGTGAVDGLLGGLNGGTGSGVTGALLGTDAPLQPVGDVANTLIDGVHAGLEQVGHAVPALNDPLHAVINLGTAVGLGELGESSNLVTDVVNLPGAVLAGDGAHAVAQVASDVGSVTGAAGSVLGSVAGILPAASGDGHQTGTPVDGVVAAVTTVLGGDDAGAAGGAVGSLLGDLTGGPSGEAGAGTHPLIDVSAGPTTATPVADVAVLTPSADPAHAVEVSAIAVSADQPSLATANLLGSDSIHLPQTGGGADSLVGHLVDAVSATSAAPAGAGAAEGVSVDLSIATIDLGGHAEVQHADPTPHTATSGLHLLGL